A window of Dehalogenimonas sp. WBC-2 genomic DNA:
TACCGGCGCCATTGCTCTCTTTTTGTCGGCCGCGCTTTATACGCTGCATTACGTTATCTTTCAGGATGTTCATCATATCTTTATCTATATGATGGGAGATTTTGCTTTCCTGCCTCTGGAAGTGTTTTTGGTGGTGGTGGTGATTGAGCGCCTGCTGTCGCAGCGGGAGAAAAAAGCCCTTCATTCGAAACTGAATATGGTCATCGGCGCCTTTTTCATGGCGGTGGGCAATCGTTTGCTGGCAGAACTGTTGACGGACTTCTACGGTAAGGAAGAGTTGTATCAACATTTCAAAATCGGCAAGGACTGGCAGACTGAAGACTTCCGCCGCGCTCGTGCTCAGGCGCGTAAAACCCGTCTTGAGGTGGACTTCAGCCGTATAGATCTTGAAGGACTCAAAGTCTTTATGATTGAACAACGCCCGTTCCTGATGGGGCTGATGGGAAACCCTAATCTCCTGGAGCGCGAAGCGTTCACCGACCTGCTGTGGTCTATCACCCATCTGGCTGAAGAGTTGGAGGCCAGGAAGGATCTGTCGGCACTGCCCGAGGTTGACCTGAAACATCTGGAAGGCGATATCAACCGTTTCTACGATCGGTTATTGACCGAGTGGCTGAATTGGGCCGAGCACCTGAAGAATAACTACCCCTATTTTTATTCGCTTCTGCTGCGGACCCACCCTTTCCAGAAGTCGCCTTCACCACTGGTCAAAGAGTGAGTCGCTGGCAAATCCGTTGGAAGTTGGGAATCGGTTAGTATTAAGATTCCTTTGAGAGCATCGGATCAGCGTCGGTCTCACCCTCAAGGGGGGTCAGTGTTAGCAGCCGTCTGGCGGTATGGGGATAGCGGGCGATAAAGAGCAACTGCTCCTCAACCAGCGGTTTGTGCGACAACACGTTGGCATAGCGCACCAGTTCCAGCACCTGCTGAGCCTCTTCCTTGTCCTTGAAACTCCATGACATGCGCTCACCCATGATATGGGAAAAGCCGGAGATGCCGGAGTATTCACCGGCGCATATCTCGCGCCCGGTCTCCACCAGT
This region includes:
- a CDS encoding hypothetical protein (uncharacterized protein MJ1433); translated protein: MNDRRFLLTTGAIALFLSAALYTLHYVIFQDVHHIFIYMMGDFAFLPLEVFLVVVVIERLLSQREKKALHSKLNMVIGAFFMAVGNRLLAELLTDFYGKEELYQHFKIGKDWQTEDFRRARAQARKTRLEVDFSRIDLEGLKVFMIEQRPFLMGLMGNPNLLEREAFTDLLWSITHLAEELEARKDLSALPEVDLKHLEGDINRFYDRLLTEWLNWAEHLKNNYPYFYSLLLRTHPFQKSPSPLVKE